A region of Pseudomonas marginalis DNA encodes the following proteins:
- a CDS encoding formate/nitrite transporter family protein, giving the protein MATQEDGKTPNLSQEEQQDVDKNQPPRAAVLHEIIRTQGDQELERSVAALWWSALAAGLTMGLSLMAMGLLNSRLPDGEAFKVIASFGYCAGFLAVILARQQLFTENTLTAVLPVMSKPTLANAGRLLRLWSVVLVGNLCGTLLVAYVMLHLPIFDTKTDLAFLEIGRKIMENDASQMFAKGIVSGWMIATMVWMIPSMESAKMWIIILITYLMALGDFTHIVVGSAEVSYLVFAGELPWKDFWLVFAGPTLAGNIIGGSFIFALISHAQIRSESKAPSATHSGAREQLSQSKKKA; this is encoded by the coding sequence ATGGCCACGCAAGAAGACGGCAAGACCCCGAACCTGTCCCAGGAAGAGCAGCAGGACGTCGACAAGAACCAGCCGCCCCGCGCGGCGGTGCTGCATGAAATTATCCGCACCCAGGGCGATCAGGAGTTGGAGCGCAGCGTCGCCGCCTTGTGGTGGTCGGCATTGGCAGCCGGCCTGACCATGGGCCTGTCATTGATGGCCATGGGGCTGCTCAATTCACGCCTTCCGGACGGAGAGGCCTTCAAGGTGATCGCCAGCTTCGGCTACTGCGCAGGCTTTCTCGCGGTGATCCTGGCGCGCCAGCAACTGTTCACCGAAAACACCCTGACCGCCGTGCTGCCGGTGATGAGCAAGCCAACCCTGGCAAATGCCGGGCGCCTGTTGCGGCTGTGGTCGGTGGTGCTGGTGGGCAACCTCTGCGGCACGCTGTTGGTGGCGTATGTGATGCTGCATCTGCCGATCTTCGACACCAAGACCGACCTGGCCTTCCTCGAAATCGGGCGCAAGATCATGGAAAACGACGCCAGCCAGATGTTCGCCAAGGGCATCGTCTCCGGCTGGATGATCGCCACCATGGTGTGGATGATCCCGTCGATGGAAAGCGCCAAGATGTGGATCATCATTCTGATCACCTACCTGATGGCCCTGGGGGATTTCACCCATATCGTGGTGGGTTCGGCGGAAGTGTCGTACCTGGTGTTTGCCGGCGAGCTGCCGTGGAAGGATTTCTGGCTGGTGTTTGCCGGCCCCACACTGGCCGGCAATATCATCGGTGGCAGCTTTATCTTTGCGTTGATCAGTCATGCGCAGATTCGCAGCGAAAGCAAGGCACCTTCTGCTACTCACTCCGGCGCACGGGAGCAGCTTTCCCAGAGTAAGAAAAAGGCCTGA
- a CDS encoding substrate-binding periplasmic protein, with product MPVILKLLTVALFTCLSLAAYGEKLRIVTEPWAPYVYEEHGAMRGLDYETTVIVFQRLGVDVQWQFLPWKRCLAMLDQGHADGALDIFHSHERDALLLYPSEPLSEVEFVMFYANARPHPVQGLDELDGLTVGTSPGYLYGAPFSDSTRFSREPAPSHEANFGKLLLGRIDLLITDRRVGQHVIKALGLEGKVSQAPVVVSRQQQYLAVRRGAGMDLLVQRFAAELKRFKQEPAYAVLSAKYGGTQAKTASGHTVEQQESGAQ from the coding sequence ATGCCCGTCATTCTGAAGCTGTTGACCGTTGCGCTTTTTACTTGCTTGAGCCTGGCCGCTTATGGCGAGAAATTGCGCATTGTCACCGAGCCCTGGGCGCCTTACGTGTATGAGGAACACGGCGCCATGCGCGGGCTGGACTACGAAACCACGGTGATCGTGTTCCAGCGCCTGGGGGTCGATGTGCAATGGCAGTTCCTGCCCTGGAAGCGCTGCCTGGCCATGCTCGATCAGGGCCATGCCGATGGCGCACTGGATATTTTCCACAGCCACGAACGCGACGCACTGCTGCTGTACCCCAGCGAACCGTTGTCGGAAGTGGAATTCGTGATGTTCTACGCCAACGCACGCCCTCACCCGGTCCAAGGCCTCGACGAGCTGGACGGCCTCACTGTCGGCACGTCGCCAGGCTATCTGTACGGCGCGCCATTCAGCGACTCCACCCGGTTCAGCCGCGAGCCGGCCCCCAGCCACGAGGCCAACTTCGGTAAATTGCTGTTGGGACGCATCGACCTGCTGATCACCGACCGCCGGGTCGGCCAGCATGTGATCAAGGCCCTGGGCCTGGAAGGCAAGGTCAGCCAGGCCCCCGTCGTGGTCAGCCGCCAGCAGCAGTACCTCGCCGTACGCCGTGGCGCGGGGATGGACCTGCTGGTGCAACGCTTTGCCGCCGAACTCAAGCGTTTCAAACAGGAGCCGGCCTACGCCGTCTTAAGCGCCAAATATGGTGGAACCCAAGCCAAAACAGCGTCCGGACACACCGTTGAGCAGCAGGAAAGCGGCGCACAGTGA
- a CDS encoding VOC family protein — MNRPFHAAYHVYDLNQARIFYRDVLGCTEGRSSETWIDFDFFGNQLSLHLGTPFPTTRTGLVGEHHVLMPHLGVVLPLEEWLTLAERLAHLGTCFEIPPVIRFAGEPGEQRTMFFLDPSGNPIEVKGFKDFAGLFAQ, encoded by the coding sequence ATGAACAGACCTTTCCACGCTGCATATCATGTTTACGACCTAAATCAGGCGCGCATTTTTTATCGAGATGTTTTGGGCTGCACGGAAGGCCGTAGCAGCGAGACCTGGATCGACTTCGATTTTTTCGGGAACCAGCTTTCACTGCACCTGGGGACGCCGTTTCCCACCACGCGTACCGGGCTGGTCGGTGAGCATCATGTCCTGATGCCGCATCTCGGCGTGGTGTTACCGCTTGAGGAATGGTTGACGCTTGCCGAACGGCTTGCCCACCTGGGCACATGTTTCGAGATTCCGCCCGTGATCCGCTTCGCTGGCGAGCCAGGCGAGCAACGCACGATGTTTTTCCTTGACCCCAGCGGCAACCCCATCGAGGTGAAAGGGTTCAAGGACTTCGCCGGGCTGTTCGCTCAATAA
- the metF gene encoding methylenetetrahydrofolate reductase [NAD(P)H], translated as MSQDRRYSFEFFPTKTDAGHEKLMATAKQLASYNPDFFSCTYGAGGSTRDRTINTVLQLESEVKIPAAPHLSCVGDSKADLRGLLTQYKAAGIKRIVALRGDLPSGMGMASGELRYANDLVSFIREESGDHFHIEVAAYPEMHPQARNFEDDLQNFVRKANAGANSAITQYFFNADSYFYFVERVRAMGVNIPIVPGIMPITNYSKLARFSDACGAEIPRWVRKQLEAYGDDVKSIQAFGEQVISNMCEELLQGGAPGLHFYTLNQAEPSLAIWNNLKLPR; from the coding sequence ATGTCCCAAGACCGTCGCTACAGCTTCGAGTTCTTCCCCACCAAGACCGATGCTGGGCATGAAAAACTGATGGCGACTGCCAAGCAGTTGGCCAGCTACAACCCCGACTTCTTCTCCTGCACCTACGGCGCCGGCGGTTCGACGCGTGATCGTACGATCAACACCGTGTTGCAGCTTGAAAGCGAAGTCAAAATTCCCGCCGCTCCGCATTTGTCCTGCGTGGGCGACAGCAAGGCCGACCTGCGCGGCCTGCTGACCCAATACAAGGCCGCCGGCATCAAGCGCATCGTTGCCCTGCGTGGCGACTTGCCGTCCGGCATGGGCATGGCCAGCGGTGAGCTGCGCTACGCCAATGACCTGGTGAGCTTCATTCGCGAAGAAAGCGGCGATCACTTCCATATCGAAGTGGCCGCCTACCCGGAGATGCACCCCCAGGCGCGTAATTTCGAAGACGATCTGCAGAACTTCGTGCGCAAGGCCAACGCCGGCGCCAATAGTGCGATCACCCAGTACTTCTTCAACGCCGACAGCTATTTCTACTTCGTCGAGCGTGTACGCGCCATGGGCGTGAACATCCCGATCGTGCCGGGCATCATGCCGATCACCAACTACAGCAAGCTGGCGCGCTTCTCCGACGCCTGCGGTGCTGAAATCCCACGTTGGGTGCGCAAGCAACTGGAAGCCTATGGCGACGACGTCAAGAGCATCCAGGCGTTCGGCGAACAGGTGATCAGCAATATGTGTGAAGAATTGTTGCAAGGTGGCGCGCCAGGCCTGCACTTCTATACCCTGAACCAGGCTGAACCAAGCCTCGCGATCTGGAACAACCTTAAACTGCCACGCTAG
- a CDS encoding acyl-CoA thioesterase gives MNFHTRKWVKPEDLNPNGTLFGGSLLRWIDEEAAIYAIVQLGNQRVVTKYISEINFVSASRQGDIIELGITATEFGRTSITLTCEVRNKITRKSILTVEKMVFVNLGEDGLPAPHGRTEIKYVKDQFQEDGIRE, from the coding sequence ATGAACTTCCACACCCGCAAATGGGTAAAACCTGAAGACCTCAACCCCAACGGCACCCTGTTCGGTGGCAGCCTGCTGCGCTGGATCGACGAAGAAGCGGCCATCTATGCCATCGTCCAACTGGGCAACCAGCGCGTGGTGACCAAGTACATCTCCGAAATCAACTTTGTCAGCGCCTCGCGCCAGGGCGACATCATCGAACTCGGGATCACTGCTACCGAGTTTGGCCGCACCTCCATCACCCTGACCTGTGAAGTGCGCAACAAGATCACCCGCAAAAGCATCCTCACCGTGGAAAAAATGGTCTTCGTCAACCTTGGCGAGGACGGTTTGCCCGCACCTCATGGGCGCACCGAGATCAAGTACGTCAAGGACCAGTTCCAGGAAGATGGCATCCGCGAGTAA
- the ahcY gene encoding adenosylhomocysteinase, whose product MSAVITPADFNDYKVADMSLAAWGRRETFIAESEMPALMGLRRKYAAEQPLKGAKILGCIHMTIQTAVLIETLVALGAEVRWSSCNIFSTQDQAAAAIAAAGIPVFAWKGETEEEYEWCLEQTILKDGAPWDANMILDDGGDLTELLHKKYPQILDRVHGVTEETTTGVHRLLDMLAKGELKIPAINVNDSVTKSKNDNKYGCRHSLNDAIKRGTDHLLSGKQALVIGYGDVGKGSSQSLRQEGMIVKVSEVDPICAMQACMDGFEVVSPFIDGVNDGTEASIDKALLGKIDLIVTTTGNVNVCDANMLKALKKRAVVCNIGHFDNEIDTAFMRKNWAWEEVKPQVHKVHRTGAGAFDPQNDDYLILLAEGRLVNLGNATGHPSRIMDGSFANQVLAQIFLFGQKYADLSPAQKAERLTVEVLPKKLDEEVALEMVRGFGGVVTQLTKTQADYIGVTVEGPFKPHAYRY is encoded by the coding sequence ATGAGCGCTGTAATTACGCCTGCAGATTTCAACGACTACAAAGTCGCCGACATGTCCCTCGCTGCCTGGGGCCGTCGCGAAACCTTTATCGCCGAATCCGAAATGCCAGCCCTGATGGGCCTGCGTCGCAAGTATGCCGCTGAGCAACCGCTCAAGGGCGCGAAGATTCTCGGCTGCATCCACATGACCATCCAGACTGCCGTGCTGATCGAAACCCTGGTTGCCCTGGGTGCCGAAGTGCGTTGGTCGTCCTGCAACATCTTCTCGACGCAAGACCAGGCCGCTGCCGCCATCGCCGCTGCCGGTATCCCGGTATTCGCCTGGAAAGGCGAGACCGAAGAAGAGTACGAGTGGTGCCTGGAGCAAACCATCCTTAAAGATGGCGCGCCTTGGGATGCCAACATGATCCTCGACGACGGCGGCGACCTGACCGAGCTGCTGCACAAGAAGTACCCACAGATCCTCGACCGCGTCCACGGCGTGACCGAAGAAACCACCACCGGCGTGCACCGCCTGCTGGACATGCTGGCCAAGGGCGAGCTGAAAATCCCGGCCATCAACGTCAACGACTCGGTGACCAAGAGCAAGAACGACAACAAGTACGGCTGCCGTCACAGCCTGAACGATGCCATCAAGCGCGGCACCGACCACCTGCTGTCGGGCAAGCAAGCCCTGGTGATCGGCTACGGCGACGTGGGCAAGGGTTCTTCCCAATCCCTGCGCCAGGAAGGCATGATCGTCAAAGTCTCCGAAGTCGACCCGATCTGCGCCATGCAAGCCTGCATGGACGGTTTCGAAGTGGTTTCGCCGTTCATCGATGGCGTCAATGACGGCACCGAAGCCAGCATCGACAAGGCCCTGCTGGGCAAGATCGACCTGATCGTGACCACCACCGGTAACGTCAACGTCTGCGATGCCAACATGCTCAAGGCCCTGAAGAAGCGCGCCGTGGTGTGCAACATCGGTCACTTCGACAACGAGATCGACACCGCTTTCATGCGCAAGAACTGGGCGTGGGAAGAAGTGAAGCCGCAGGTACACAAGGTTCACCGTACCGGCGCTGGCGCTTTCGACCCACAGAACGACGACTACCTGATCCTGCTGGCCGAAGGCCGCCTGGTTAACCTGGGCAACGCCACCGGCCACCCAAGCCGCATCATGGACGGCTCGTTCGCCAACCAGGTACTGGCCCAGATCTTCCTGTTCGGCCAGAAATACGCCGACCTGTCGCCAGCCCAGAAAGCCGAGCGCCTGACCGTGGAAGTACTGCCGAAGAAACTCGACGAAGAAGTGGCCCTGGAAATGGTCCGCGGCTTCGGTGGCGTGGTAACTCAGCTGACCAAGACCCAGGCCGACTACATCGGCGTGACCGTCGAAGGTCCGTTCAAGCCGCACGCTTACCGCTACTAA
- a CDS encoding cation:dicarboxylate symporter family transporter encodes MTTKKPSSLVTRIMIGLAAGIIVGILLNQFPEHKIWFIDNLLQPAGDLFIKLMKMIVVPLVFACMTVGIAGMGNPAALGRVGVKTFVYFFTITSVAIVFGLIVGNVVEPGSGAEFGSTLQTPVTELAAYGKTQNLGQTLLAIVPDNIVLAMSQGKLLSVLFFAILFGCALSMLPEQRKAPLIGVMQAISDTMFKVTHLVMHYSPIGIFGLIAVTVASFGLSALLPLAKLIGTTYVAVLLFALCVLGAVARLAGVGFFHLVREIRSELLLAYSSAASATVMPQLIEKMERYGAPRPITSMVIPLGYSFNLDGASLFAALGTLFIAQAYGIDLSLADQGMLVLIMVLTSKGAAGVPGFMFIILTATLTAAGLPVEGVAIIAGVYRLMDMPVTALNVLGNALAPLVIARWEGRLNAPDRTIATESASASLKV; translated from the coding sequence ATGACCACCAAAAAACCATCCAGCCTTGTCACCCGTATCATGATCGGTCTGGCCGCCGGGATAATCGTCGGCATCCTTCTCAACCAGTTTCCCGAACACAAGATCTGGTTCATCGACAATCTGCTGCAACCGGCAGGCGACTTGTTTATCAAGCTGATGAAGATGATCGTCGTGCCTCTGGTCTTCGCTTGCATGACAGTCGGCATTGCCGGCATGGGAAATCCTGCCGCCTTGGGACGCGTCGGCGTGAAGACCTTCGTTTACTTCTTCACGATCACCAGTGTTGCAATCGTCTTTGGTCTGATCGTTGGAAACGTCGTCGAGCCCGGCTCAGGTGCCGAATTTGGCAGTACGTTGCAGACGCCAGTAACAGAACTGGCCGCCTACGGCAAAACGCAGAATCTGGGGCAAACGCTATTGGCGATTGTGCCGGATAACATCGTCTTGGCCATGTCGCAGGGCAAGCTGCTCTCCGTGCTGTTTTTCGCCATCCTGTTCGGCTGCGCCTTGTCTATGCTGCCCGAGCAGCGCAAGGCCCCCCTGATCGGTGTGATGCAGGCCATCTCCGACACCATGTTCAAAGTCACCCATCTGGTCATGCATTACTCACCAATCGGCATTTTCGGGCTGATCGCAGTCACCGTCGCCAGCTTTGGCCTCAGTGCCTTGCTGCCGCTGGCCAAACTGATCGGCACGACTTATGTCGCAGTGCTGTTATTTGCATTGTGCGTATTGGGAGCAGTTGCACGATTGGCGGGGGTCGGCTTTTTCCACTTGGTGCGGGAGATACGCAGTGAATTATTGCTGGCCTATAGCAGCGCTGCGTCAGCAACAGTCATGCCTCAATTGATCGAAAAAATGGAGCGCTACGGCGCCCCGCGCCCTATTACCAGCATGGTTATCCCGCTGGGCTACTCGTTCAACCTGGATGGCGCTTCGCTTTTTGCTGCGTTGGGCACGTTGTTCATCGCCCAGGCGTATGGCATTGACTTGAGCCTGGCTGATCAGGGAATGCTGGTATTGATCATGGTGTTGACATCAAAGGGCGCGGCGGGCGTACCGGGCTTCATGTTTATCATCCTTACCGCGACCTTGACCGCCGCGGGTCTGCCCGTGGAAGGAGTGGCGATCATTGCAGGCGTGTATCGCCTGATGGATATGCCGGTCACAGCATTGAATGTGCTGGGCAACGCGCTGGCGCCATTGGTTATTGCCCGGTGGGAGGGTCGGCTGAATGCACCTGACCGCACAATTGCCACCGAGTCTGCCAGCGCGTCGCTCAAAGTCTGA